The sequence below is a genomic window from Sorangiineae bacterium MSr12523.
GCGTCCATCAACTCGGCCACCTCGGCCAAGGACCGGCCATCGATCGCGTGCAGTGTGAACGCGGTGCGCTGCTTGGGATCCATCGCATCGAGCGCCGCGTAAAGGTGCCGCGCCGCCTCACGCGCCAAGGCGCGCTGCTCCGCCGAAGGATCCCCCGCCGGGATCTCGGGCACGAGCTCGAGCGACGGCATCCGCGCCCTGCGCTGCGCAATGTGCGCGTAGGCGACGCGCACGGCGCATCGATCGATCCACGTCGCGAGCAGTGCCTCCCCGCGGTACGTGGCGAGCGAGCGAAAGACGTTGATGAACGTCTCCTGCAGCAGGTCGTCCATGCTCGCGTTCGATCCCACGATGCGGTACAGCGTGGCATGAACGCGACGCCGGTGCGCGTGAAAAAGCTGGTGCTGCGCGGCCCGATCCCCCGCGACGCAGCGCTGCGCGAGCACGTGATCGTCGAGACGAACGCGCTCTTGCGATGGCGGCTGCGGTGGAATCGAGAGGCGCAAACCCATGCTAACCCTCGTTTTCGGCTCGTTCGGTGCGAGCGTTCCGCCGGCGGCGGAGGAAGATCGCCCCGATGGCCATCAGCGTACCCGAAAGAATCACGGACGCATCCGGCAACGCACGCCGAGGACTCACCGGGCTGATAGAGCTGCCGCAGCCATAGCTCGGGGTCTCCTCACCTGCCCCATTCGGATCCGTTCCCAGTCGCAACTCCTGGATGTCCGGCACGCCGTCGTTGTCGACGTCCGAGCCTTCGGCCTGCAGCGCGGTGAGCGCCGTCTGCAGTGAGCCCTCGTCCTCCGGCACCAGACCGCGCGAGCGCATCTTCATGCCGAACGGCTGCGTCACCGTGCCCGTCCCGCCCGCGGGGTTGTTGTGGCAAAGGGTGCATTGCGGCGGCGCATTCAGTTGGAGATCCCGCTGGATGGCCGATGGAAAGTTCGGTGTCGCCGACGCGGGCAGCGCGGCCGAAACCACCACGACGAACGAGGCGAGGCGAAGGCTCCAGGGTTTCATCGTGTGGCTCACTCAGAGATACAGGTGGAACTGCGCAAGGAAGGTGGTGGCCGTGACCGCGTTGGTCCCGTCGGTATTCAGGCGGTGCAGCATCCCGTCGACGCGCACGTCGGCGTGCGAGAAGAAGAACCAGGCGCACCCGGCCCACCCGCCGTAGGAGGTGCCCGTCTGGGCGAGACCATCGCGCTTCATCTCCCCCGTGAGGATGAAGTGCAGCCCCTGCCATGCCTCGTAATCACCTTGCACGAAGGTCGCGAATCCGGCGTTGGTCCCGCCCCTCTCCTTGGGCTGCGTGTTGACGAGAAGGTCGGCCTCCGCCGTGAGCACCAGGGGCTGAATCGGCGAGTAGCGTCCGAAGACGCCATGGGCCTGGCGGGTCAGCTCGGTGCCGAGGCGCAGGTCCGTCTTGGCGTGCGTCACGAGGCTGCTCGCGCCGAAGGCCAACGTCGTCATGGGGGCCCATTCGATGTAGCCGGCGTAGCCACGCTCGCGGTAGGCGTCGGGATTGAGCTGGTAATTCCCCAGGATGGCCATCAGCTCGCCGCGGATGCCCTCGGAGTTGTACGCGAGGGCGACGCCGTGCTGCTGCGCGGAGTGGTCGGCACCGCCCTTGGTGTCGGTGCGGGTCAGATCGCGCACGAACAGCGTGTGCTCGATCTGCCGGATGCCGAACGGCATGTTCATGCGCCCCGCGCGCACGAGCCACTGCTTGTCCTCGCCGAGGTCCATGCCCAGCCAGTGAACGCGCGAGATCAGGTTGTACTCGTCGCGGTGGGTGATGGCGTTGGTCTGCGCGCCCTTGTAGTCGAAGCCGATGCTGGCATTGGCGCGGAAGCGGTCGATCATCACTTGGCCGGTCAAGTCGGCCTGCATCGAGATGAACCGGTTGTCCGTCGCCGCCGGCCCGTTCTCCGGCTTTTGGCGCGCCGCGAGGTACGCGTTGCGCACGTCGCCGCCGAGCAGAATCGTGTTCTCGGGAAGAGGCACGATGCCCCAGAGAAAGTCCTTCAGCTTGCCCGGCTCCGCATCGTCCGCTTGCTTGCCATACTGACTGCGCAAGAGCAGCTCGCCCTGGGCGCGCCCGTAAGGCGTGAGCAAGCTGCCGCCCGACGGATCGGCGTGGCATTGCGCGCACGAGGTGTAGTCGTGGCGAATCATCCACGCATAGGCCTCCGCGGGACGCGTCCACGCGATCATGACGAGTGCGAACAGCACGCACGGAAGAAGGCGAACGAGGCGGAGCGCGGCTCCGAACGCAAGCTTCGAATGGCCGTTCCCGTCGCGCAATCCGTTTGCCGCCGAAGAGCGGCAGCGGAACAATCCCGGCGAGGCCGGCGCCCTGGTCCGTCCCCCGAGAAAAGCTCGCCGGACGCCGTCGCGTCGCTCGTTATCTTGGACCACACGTTGCGCCAGTCCCGCCGGCTTCGTCCCGCTGCCGCGCTCCTTGCAGGACGACGATTCGAAACTGGTCCGTTGGCGCGAGAGACGCGTCAGAGGCTGTTTGGTTTTCATGAAGGACGTGAACGGGAAGGAGGGAAAAGGAGGACGAGGAGATGGATGGTCGTTACTGATCTTTCGCAGAGAACTGCACGTCGATATCGATATCGGGTTTGACCGTCACCCCCAAGTAGCTCGGCACTTCGATCCCGAAGTCTTTGATGTTCACGTGCATGGTGCCCTTGACCGCGTACACATCGCCGTTCTTGCGGGCGGTGTACTTGGCGGTGGTGGGCTTGCTTTGCCCGTGGATGGTGAGCGTGCCTTGCGCATCACCCGAGGTTTCGCCGCTGGCGGCGGGGAACTTGATGTTCGCGCGCTGCACCTCGAAGGTGGCGTTCGGGTACGTGCCCACCTGCAGGTACTTCTCGCGCATGTGTTTGTCCCGCAGCGAGATGCCCGTGGTCATGTTGCCGAGCGGCACGATGACCTTGATGACCTTGTCGTCCCCATCCGTGTTGAGCTCGTTGGTGGTCCCGACGATCTTGAGCCCGGCAGGGCCCGACGCATTGAAGTGAACGACCGCGTCACCCGTACGCGCAAGCTTTGCGTCTGCCCCGAAGGCCACTGTGGCCAGAATCACCAGGAGCGAACACGACAACGCTTTCTTCATGTGGGTCTCCAAGGAGAAGGGAGGGAGCCTATCGGAACCCTCACGGTTACAGTGCAGCGTTTGACGGGCGGGCATGCAAAAATTTTCGTGCTTCTGTGGCACAGCCCGATGACAAAAAAATCGCGGGCCCAAGGCGATGAGCCAGGGCCCGCGAATCAGGCTGTGCAGTAAGGGCGTAGCCCTCAGTGAGGCTGCGGCCAGCGTTCCGACTGGATGGACGTCAGTCCATGTCGAAGTCGCCGCCCATGCCCCCCATTCCACCCATGCCGCCCATTCCCATGCCGCCCATACCTCCCATTCCACCCATTCCACCCATTCCACCCATTCCACCCATTCCACCCATGCCTCCGCCGGCGCCGCCTGCGGATTCCTTCTTGGGTCGGTCGGCCACGACGGCCTCGGTGGTGAGCATCATGCCGGAAACGCTGGCGGCAAATTCCAGTGCCGAGCGCACGACCTTTGCGGGGTCGATGACGCCAGCGGCAACGAGATCCTCGAACTGCTCCGTCTGGGCGTTGAAGCCGAAGGAGCCCTCGGCCGAGCGCACCTTCTCGAGGATGACCGAGCCGTCGGCGCCGGCGTTGCGGGCAATTTGACGGAGGGGCTCCTCGATGGCGCGGCGCACGAGCTTGACGCCGGCTTCCTGGCCTGCGGGAACCTTGAGCTCATCGAGCGACTTGCTCGCGCGGAGCAAGGCCACGCCGCCGCCGGGGACGATGCCCTCTTCGACGGCCGCGCGCGTTGCGTGGAGCGCGTCCTCGACGCGGGCCTTCTTCTCTTTCATCTCGGTTTCGGTGTGAGCGCCCACCTTCACCACGGCCACGCCGCCGGCAAGCTTCGCCAAGCGCTCTTGGAGCTTCTCGCGGTCGTATTCGCTGGTGGTGGCTTCGATCTGCTTGCGGATCGATTCGACGCGGCCCTTGATTTCGGCCTTGTCCCCTGCCCCATCGACGATGGTCGTGTTGTCCTTGTCGACCGTGATGCGCTTGGCGCGCCCGAGATCCTGCAGGGTGATGCTCTCGATCTTCACGCCGAGATCGTCCGAGATGACCTGGCCGCCCGTGAGGATGGCGATGTCCTTGAGCAGCTCCTTGCGGCGGTCGCCGAAGCCGGGGGCCTTGACCGCGGTGACCTTGAGCAGGCCGCGCAGGCGGTTGACCACGAGCGTCGCGAGCGCCTCGCCCTCGACGTCTTCCGCGATGATGAGCAGCGGGCGCGCGTCACGGGCGACCTGCTCGAGCAGCGGCAGGAGGTCGGCCATGGCGGAAATCTTCTTCTCGGAGATGAGCACGAGCGCGTCGTCGAGGACGGCGGTCATCTTCTCGGGATCGGTGACGAAGTACGGCGAGAGGTAGCCGCGATCGAACTGCATGCCCTCGACGACTTCGAGCGCCGAGTCGGTGCCGCGCGCTTCTTCGACGGTGATGACGCCTTCCTTGCCGACCTTCTCCATGGCGTCGGCGAGCATGTTGCCGATGGCCGAGTCGCCGTTGGCGCTGATGGTGCCGACCTGCGCGATGTGGGCCTTGTCCTTGGTGGGCTTGGCGATGCTGCGGATGGCCTTGGCGATGGCTTCCACCGCCGCGTCGATGCCGCGCTTGAGATCCATCGGGTTGTGGCCGGCTTCGACGAGGGCGAGGCCCTGCGTGTAGAGGGCCTGGGCGAGGACGGTGGCGGTGGTGGTGCCGTCGCCAGCCTTGTCGCTCGTCTTGGACGCGACTTCTTTCACCATCTGCGCGCCCATGTTTTCGAACTTGTCGAAGAGCTCGATCTCTTTCGCCACGGTGACGCCGTCTTTGGTCACCACCGGCGCGCCGAAGCTCTTCTCGATGACCACGTTGCGGCCTTTCGGTCCGAGGGTCACCTTCACGGCGTTGGCGAGGTGGTTCACCCCTCGCAAAATCTTGCTTCGTGCGCTGCGGCTGTATTGGATGTCTTTCGCGCTCATGAGCGGCTCCGCTTTTCCTTGAGGGCTGGGCCCAAAACCTGGGGCTTTCCACCGAGTTGGCACTCGAACGAAGCGAGTGCCAAGCGCCGCGCAAGCTAAACGTCCCGACGCCCACGTCAAGTCCCTACCTGCAAGGGGACGTGCGCGGCGCCTTCGGAAGCCTTCTCGACCGGCGAACGACGGCCCGATTACGAAATGAATGAGCCTCGGATCGAAATGCTTGACATCTGTTCTGGGAAAGGTACCCTGCGCATCCCTTCGCTTGAGCAGGAAGGCAAATTCTTGGGGGATCGTCTAACGGCAGGACGCCAGATTCTGGCTCTGGCTATCAAGGTTCGAATCCTTGTCCCCCAGCAAGGTCCACCAGACTCGTAAAGGACCTTTTCTTCTTCGATTCTCTTCTGACTTTTCTTCCGATTCTTACTTGATGAACTTTCGCGGTTGAAGTAGTCAAGGCTCCCTCTCGCAAGGGAGCATTGGCCCCATCGTCTAGCGGTTAGGACATCGGCCTCTCACGCCGGTAACATGGGTTCGATTCCCATTGGGGTCGCCCGCATGGACTTGAAGGTGAGATTCAAGTCAACGTTGATGACGCCCGTTGCGGTACTTCGGTACACAACGGGCGTTTTCCGTTTAAGCCATTCCAATGGCCCGATGGCCGGCAACGGCCAAGCTGTTCATCACGGGCTCTACAGTCCGTTCGACGAACTCGAACTCGCGTAGAGACATCCACGCGTCTCGTAGAACATGCAAAACATGAATGAGTTGGAGCGAGTGCTCCGAGCTCGATCTCACTAGGTCGATATCGTCGACGCGCAGAGTCACGTTGGGATTGCCCTGCCGCGCACGCCTGCTGGAGCGCGATAGGAAAGTTCCCTGGCACCCGCGAGGTGTATGCTGCGAGGATGTCCATCGAGGGCCATGGCGCACGCCGCGATGCGCGCGCATCGACGACGACTTCGAGCGAGCTGGCAACGCGAAGCGATTCGGGACGGGAGAGCCTCCTGGGCGAAACGCCCGCCGAGACGCAATTGGCCAAGGTCTCGGTCGATGGCCGTTGCAAGGAAGCCGCCGGCATCCCCGCAATCGTCCAGACGATGAAGTGCGGTCTGCGGGAAATGGGCGTCGCCCGCAGCACGCGATCGTTTTTGAAGGTCAACAAGATCGATGGCTTCGACTGTCAGAGCTGCGCGTGGCCGAGCCCCGACAACAAACGCAAGGTCTTCGAATTTTGCGAGAACGGCGCCAAGGCGATCGCCGACGAGCTCACGCGCCGCAAGGTCGAGCCGGCGTTCTTCGCCAAGCACTCGATTGCGGATCTGATCGAGCAGTCGGACTACTGGCTCAACGCGCAGGGCCGGATCACGAACCCGATGATCAAGCGCGAGGGCGCGACGCACTTCGAGCCCATTTCGTGGCCCGACGCGTTCGCGCGCATTGGCGCCAAGCTGCGAGCTCTGTCGAACCCCGACGAGGCCATCTTTTACACCTCGGGAAAGACGGTCAACGAGGCGGCGTTCCTCTTTCAGCTGCTTGCGCGACAACTCGGTACGAACAACCTGCCGGACTGCTCGAACATGTGCCACGAGGCGAGCGGCACCGCGCTCTGGGACACGATTGGGATCGGCAAGGGTACGGTCACGCTCGAGGACTTCGACCACTGCGACACGATTCTCATCATCGGCAACAATCCGGGGACGAACCACCCGCGGATGCTGACGACGCTCGAGGAGGCGAAGCACCGGGGCGCGACGATCGTGTCGATCAACCCGATGCCCGAGACGGGGCTGATGCGTGTCATCAACCCGAACCCGCAGGACTACTCGAACCCGCTCAAGCTCCCGCTCGCGCTGCTCGGAACGGGGACCGCGCTCACCGACCTTTTCGTGCCGGTCCGCGTGAACGGCGACGCAGCGCTGCTCCAAGGCGTGATGAAGCTCCTCGTCGAGCGCGATGGCAAAGCCCCCGGCTCGGTGATCGATCGCGCCTTCATCGCGGAGCACACGAGCGGTTGGGACGACTTCGTTGCAGGGCTCGAGCGATCGACGTGGGAAGAGATCGTCGAGAGCAGCGGCGTGGAGCGCGCGACCATCGAGCAACTCGCCGACATCGTCGGCCGCGGCAAGCGCATGATCGTGCTCTGGTGCTTGGGGCTCACGCAGCATCCGAACGGCGTCGAGAACGTGAAGCAGGTGGTGAACCTGTGCTTGCTCGGTGGCCACATCGGGCGGCAGGGCGCGGGGCCGTGTTGCGTCCGCGGCCACAGCAATGTGCAGGGCGACAGGACCATGGGCATTTGGGAGCGCCCGAAGGAGACGTTCCTCGCCGCGCTCGATGCCGAGATGGGGATCCGTTCGCCGCGCAAGCCTGGGTGCGATACCGTCGAGGCGCTGCACGCGCTTCATGACGGCAGCGCGAAGGTCTTCTTCGCGATCAGCGGCAACCTCTTTTCCGCCGCTCCGGACACGCACTTCACCGCCGAAGCCTTCCGTCGGTGCCCGTTCGTCGTCCACGTCTCGACCAAGCTCCACCGCGGGCACTTGTTCGGCGGCCAGGAGTCGATTCTCCTACCCTGCCTCGGCCGCGCCGAGCGTGAGGTGTTCGGCGGCAAGGTGCAGCTCTCGAGCGCCGAGGATTCCATGGGCATCGTGAACCCGACGCGCGGTACCGAGGAGCCGGCCGCTCCGGATCTCTTGAGCGACACGGAGATCATCGTTCGTGTGGCGCAAGCTACCTTCGGCAAGAAAGCGGGGCCGGTCGATTGGGAGTCGCTCCTCGATCATGACCGCGTTCGTGAGCGCATCTCGCGCGTGGTTCCAGGGTTCGAACGCTTCAACGAGCGGTTGCGCGAGGGCTTCTTCTACTTGCCCAACGCCGCACGCGAGCGAACGTTCCGCACGTCGACGGGCAAGGCGAAGTTTTCCTCCTGCGGGATCCCCAAACACGATCTCGCGTCCGGGGAGCTGCTCATGACGACGGTGCGAAGCCACGACCAGTTCAACACGGTCGTGTACGGCCTCGACGATCGCTATCGAGGCGTGTGGGGCGGGCGCCGTGTCATCTTCGTGAATCCCGACGATTTGAACGAGCTCGGTCTCGCCGATGGGCAGTGGGTCGACATCACCAGCCACTTCGACGGCGAGACGCGCACGGCGCACGGCTTCCGCGCCATCGCGTATCCGATCGCGAGGAAGAGTGCCGCGAGCTATTACCCGGAAGCCAACGTCCTGGTCTCGGTGCGCGCGGTCAATGAGTCCAATCAGCCGGCCCACAAGTGTGTACGCGTCACGCTGCGCGCCTCGGTGGCGCCTCCCGCCCTGGCCGCGAACGAGCCTCGAAGGCTTGCTTAACGGCCAATCCGCTCCGGGCTGGTGTAGATGGTCATCGCCTCGTCGCGGACGAAGCCGACGAGCGTGATGTTCGCGCGCTTCGCGAGGTCGATGGCCAGAGATGACGGTGCCGAGACCGAGGCCACGATCGCGATGCCGGCGGAGAACGCCTTCTGCACGATCTCGAAACTCGAGCGACCGCTGACCACCAGAACGCGGTTCGAACAGGGCACCTCGCCCGCGAGCACCCGCGAGCCGAGTACCTTGTCGACGGCGTTGTGCCGGCCGACGTCCTCGAACGTCGCGATCACGCGTCCGTCGAAGTCCACGAGCGACGCCGCGTGGCAGCCCCCGGTCCGACCGAAGATCCGTTGATGGTCGCGGAGGGCGCGCACAGCGCTGGCGAGCGTGCTTCGCTCCATCCCGAGGTCCGTCTGCGCGAGTGGACGGATGCTCTCCACGAGATCATCGATGGAGCGGCGCCCGCAAACCCCGCACGCACTCGTCGTGAGGGTTCCACGGCGGGTGAGGAGTCCCGTCTCGGGATCGACTGGCGGCTTCACACCCGGCACGAGCTTCACGTCGATCGTGTTCTCGCGCGCTTCGTCGCCGATGCGCCCGCAATAGGTTGCCGAGATGACGTCCATCGCCGACGTGATGACGCCTTCGGCGAGCAAAAAGCCCAGCACGAGCTCGCGATCATGGCCTGGCGTTCGCATCGTCACCGCAATCGTCTCGCCGGCGATGCGGATCTCGAGCGGCTCCTCGACGACGACGTCGTCGCGTTCGTTGATGGGGGGCGCGTCGCCGTTGAGTCGACGTGCCTCGATCGATCGAATACCAGGGATCACCATCGGATCTCGCGCGCCCTCGGCGAACAGTTAGCACAAAGCCGACGGGAGAAAGCCTGACGCCGCGCGGCGTCGGTAGCGGCGGTTGGCGCACGCCGTCGTGGCGCGGGTCGGCCCAGCCGCAGCGATGGTCACCAGCTCGCTTCGCGCTCGCGAGGGAGAGCTCTCACGGCTCGTTCGGGCAGTGCAAACTCGCACGCCGCGCACGCGCGGTTTTCGCGGAGACACTGCGCGGTTCCTTGCCCCACCGTTTCAGCACCACGTCGTAGGCGGCGCACGCACCTGCC
It includes:
- a CDS encoding RNA polymerase sigma factor → MGLRLSIPPQPPSQERVRLDDHVLAQRCVAGDRAAQHQLFHAHRRRVHATLYRIVGSNASMDDLLQETFINVFRSLATYRGEALLATWIDRCAVRVAYAHIAQRRARMPSLELVPEIPAGDPSAEQRALAREAARHLYAALDAMDPKQRTAFTLHAIDGRSLAEVAELMDASVVATQTRVWRARRALSAKAGKDAALVDFVSAGRIGRVSGKEDG
- a CDS encoding thrombospondin type 3 repeat-containing protein encodes the protein MKPWSLRLASFVVVVSAALPASATPNFPSAIQRDLQLNAPPQCTLCHNNPAGGTGTVTQPFGMKMRSRGLVPEDEGSLQTALTALQAEGSDVDNDGVPDIQELRLGTDPNGAGEETPSYGCGSSISPVSPRRALPDASVILSGTLMAIGAIFLRRRRNARTERAENEG
- a CDS encoding YceI family protein; protein product: MKKALSCSLLVILATVAFGADAKLARTGDAVVHFNASGPAGLKIVGTTNELNTDGDDKVIKVIVPLGNMTTGISLRDKHMREKYLQVGTYPNATFEVQRANIKFPAASGETSGDAQGTLTIHGQSKPTTAKYTARKNGDVYAVKGTMHVNIKDFGIEVPSYLGVTVKPDIDIDVQFSAKDQ
- the groL gene encoding chaperonin GroEL (60 kDa chaperone family; promotes refolding of misfolded polypeptides especially under stressful conditions; forms two stacked rings of heptamers to form a barrel-shaped 14mer; ends can be capped by GroES; misfolded proteins enter the barrel where they are refolded when GroES binds), whose translation is MSAKDIQYSRSARSKILRGVNHLANAVKVTLGPKGRNVVIEKSFGAPVVTKDGVTVAKEIELFDKFENMGAQMVKEVASKTSDKAGDGTTTATVLAQALYTQGLALVEAGHNPMDLKRGIDAAVEAIAKAIRSIAKPTKDKAHIAQVGTISANGDSAIGNMLADAMEKVGKEGVITVEEARGTDSALEVVEGMQFDRGYLSPYFVTDPEKMTAVLDDALVLISEKKISAMADLLPLLEQVARDARPLLIIAEDVEGEALATLVVNRLRGLLKVTAVKAPGFGDRRKELLKDIAILTGGQVISDDLGVKIESITLQDLGRAKRITVDKDNTTIVDGAGDKAEIKGRVESIRKQIEATTSEYDREKLQERLAKLAGGVAVVKVGAHTETEMKEKKARVEDALHATRAAVEEGIVPGGGVALLRASKSLDELKVPAGQEAGVKLVRRAIEEPLRQIARNAGADGSVILEKVRSAEGSFGFNAQTEQFEDLVAAGVIDPAKVVRSALEFAASVSGMMLTTEAVVADRPKKESAGGAGGGMGGMGGMGGMGGMGGMGGMGGMGMGGMGGMGGMGGDFDMD
- a CDS encoding FdhF/YdeP family oxidoreductase — protein: MSIEGHGARRDARASTTTSSELATRSDSGRESLLGETPAETQLAKVSVDGRCKEAAGIPAIVQTMKCGLREMGVARSTRSFLKVNKIDGFDCQSCAWPSPDNKRKVFEFCENGAKAIADELTRRKVEPAFFAKHSIADLIEQSDYWLNAQGRITNPMIKREGATHFEPISWPDAFARIGAKLRALSNPDEAIFYTSGKTVNEAAFLFQLLARQLGTNNLPDCSNMCHEASGTALWDTIGIGKGTVTLEDFDHCDTILIIGNNPGTNHPRMLTTLEEAKHRGATIVSINPMPETGLMRVINPNPQDYSNPLKLPLALLGTGTALTDLFVPVRVNGDAALLQGVMKLLVERDGKAPGSVIDRAFIAEHTSGWDDFVAGLERSTWEEIVESSGVERATIEQLADIVGRGKRMIVLWCLGLTQHPNGVENVKQVVNLCLLGGHIGRQGAGPCCVRGHSNVQGDRTMGIWERPKETFLAALDAEMGIRSPRKPGCDTVEALHALHDGSAKVFFAISGNLFSAAPDTHFTAEAFRRCPFVVHVSTKLHRGHLFGGQESILLPCLGRAEREVFGGKVQLSSAEDSMGIVNPTRGTEEPAAPDLLSDTEIIVRVAQATFGKKAGPVDWESLLDHDRVRERISRVVPGFERFNERLREGFFYLPNAARERTFRTSTGKAKFSSCGIPKHDLASGELLMTTVRSHDQFNTVVYGLDDRYRGVWGGRRVIFVNPDDLNELGLADGQWVDITSHFDGETRTAHGFRAIAYPIARKSAASYYPEANVLVSVRAVNESNQPAHKCVRVTLRASVAPPALAANEPRRLA
- the fdhD gene encoding formate dehydrogenase accessory sulfurtransferase FdhD codes for the protein MVIPGIRSIEARRLNGDAPPINERDDVVVEEPLEIRIAGETIAVTMRTPGHDRELVLGFLLAEGVITSAMDVISATYCGRIGDEARENTIDVKLVPGVKPPVDPETGLLTRRGTLTTSACGVCGRRSIDDLVESIRPLAQTDLGMERSTLASAVRALRDHQRIFGRTGGCHAASLVDFDGRVIATFEDVGRHNAVDKVLGSRVLAGEVPCSNRVLVVSGRSSFEIVQKAFSAGIAIVASVSAPSSLAIDLAKRANITLVGFVRDEAMTIYTSPERIGR